The genomic region ctggagtgcagtggcgcgatctcagctcactgcaagctccgcctcctgggttcaagcaattctcctgcctcagcctcccgagtagctgggactacaggcacccaccaccacgcctggctacttttttgtatttttagtagagatggggtttcaccatgttagccaggatggtctcaatctcctgacctcgtgatccgcccgcttcggcctcccaaagtgctgggattacaggcgtgagccaccgcgcccagccttgggtgttttttaaaaccagtaatgCCAAAGTTATCGTGGactttttggaagaaaatatccTACTCTGCTTTcttcagttacttttttttttttttttttttttgagacagagtcttgctctgtcacccaggctggagtgcagtggcgtgatctcggctcactgcaagctccgcctcccgggttcacaccactctcctgcctcagcctcctcagcagctgggactacaggtgcccaccaccacgcccggctaatttttttgtatttttagtagagatggggtttcaccgtgttagccaggatggtctcaatctcctgacctcgtgatccgcccacctcggcctcccaaagtgctgggattacaggcgtgagccaccacgcccagccaccttttttttttttgagacagggtctgactctgtcacccaggccagagtgcagtggcatgatttcagctcactgcagcctccgcctcccaagctcaagtgatcctcccaccttaccctcctgagtagctgggactacagatgcacaccaccacgcacagctaattgttgtatttttagtagagacagggtatcactatgttgcccaggctagtcttgaactcctgggctcaagcgaccctcctgccccagcctcccacagtgcagtgaTCTTTTTTAAGCCACAGAACacattgaacatctttttttttttgaggtaggctgtctgtcacccagggtggagtgcagtggtgtgttctcggcttgctgtaacctccgcctcctgggctcaagcctttctcctgcctcagtcccccaagtaggaCTACAAGTGTCTCCACTCTATTCAGAAAGGCATTTACCATATTGGGGCATCATTTACCGTATTGGGGTATTCCCTTGCGACTGTCCACCTTCTCCCGCTCCCTGCACGCCCCAAGGGTCAGGGTTCATCCACTGTGGGCAGACCAACGGCTGTGGGCTGACTTTTCACTTTGCGTCAGGTCGAGGTCTCAAAGCGCTTGTGTTTGGGAGCACCAGGAACACAGTCGAAGGATGTGGGGCCTGCTTTGGGGCTGGGACCCACGGAGCCTCCCGGGCTTCCTGTGACATGGCCTCTCCAGCCTTGGTTCCAGGGTAAACCCATGATTCCAGAGCTAGCCAGCTTATTTGGTCAGGCCCAACAGGTGGGGTTGAAATTGCAGACAGGGACACATGGAGAACGCCCCCACCAGTTCCCACGTGCTTCTCTTTCCGCAGGTACATTCTGATCGACTGGCTGGTGGAAGTTGCCACCATGAAGGACTTCACAAGCCTGTGCCTGCACCTGACCGTGGAGTGTGTGGACCGGTACCTGCGGAGGAGGCTGGTGCCGCGGTACAGGCTCCAGCTGCTGGGCATCGCCTGCATGGTCATCTGCACCCGGTGAGAAGCCCCCTTGGCCCAGCTGGCAGGGACGTGCTGGCCCTTCCCGGGTTCAGGGTCACCTGCCCTTCATGTTGCTCCTCActggtcttgttttgttttctgttttttttttttttttttcaagaccaagtcttgctctgtcacccaggccggagtgcagtggtgtgatcttggctcaccgcaacctccgcctcccaggttcaagtgattcttctgcctcagcctccagagtagctgggactgcaggcgtgcgccaccatgcccgactaatttttctgtatttttagtagagacggagtttcaccatgttggtcaggctggtctcaaactcttgatttcaaatgatctgcccgcctcaacctcccaaaatgctgggattacaggcacgtgcctctGCGCCTGGCCCTCACTGGTTCTTGACTCATGAGCCACGAGTGTCCCACCTGGTCAGACATGGAGTGCCACGCTGAGGGCCCTTTGCAGGCAGGGGTGGCAGAACAGCCCTCGGCGTGTGGGGGCCGCTGTGTGGGGTGCCTGCATCCAGGCAATTCATCCTGGCATGCAGTCTCAGGACCCAAAGTGTGGCCTCACTCTGGCAGGCACAGGCTGGAATGCCCTGTCCCCTGGCTCCTGAGGGCAGCAGGATGACTGATCAGGGAGGGTGGCAGCTGGCTGCCCTTCTCTGAAGTTGGGTTCTAAAGTCTGTTGCCAGAGTTTCCTACACTCTTGGAGTTAGAGAGTTTTTCGTCCCCCACTGGTGCCTTGCAGGGCCCACTCCAGCCACTTGGGTGCCTCTCAGCAGCAGGGTGTGTCCTTACGCGGCAGCCTGTCCTTTTCAAATCAGACCACTGCTTTCCTTTAACTAATGCTGGATCCCCTAGTTCTGCCTTTGGAAATAACGTGGAAATGATTCTCACAATACGTTTTGCATTTCCTAAACCAGCTGTCCCCAGCATAGTCTACATTTCCCGAGGAAGTGCTTTCCAGACCGACTCCTCTGTAGAGCCTGGTGGGTGAGGATAGGCTTGGCTGCACACAGCATATGTGTAAGCTACAGAGACTTGTTTCTCTCTTGCACAGGTAACCCAGAGGTAGAGGGTCCAAGCTCAGGTCATTGGGATGTTTTTTGTTTCACGTGGAAGCAGAGGAGCCCCATCTCCCATCTTAATCTCTGCCACCAACTAGGGTGCTGCCCTTGTGCCTGTGACACCCGTACCTGCCACATTCACCTTTGCACTGAGCTTAGTCTTGTGACCACATCTCACCAGACAGGAACTGGGAGGTGTAGTCTCTTTGGGCCTGCGTGTGCCAGCTCGATGCAGTGTCATTCCCATGGAAGGAGGGAGCAAACCCTGCCACAAGCATCCAGAGCTGTCTTCAGATGTGCTCTTGGGCCTGAATCCAGCGTCCCAGGTCTTCTGACCAGAGACGACTGAGGAGGTCGGGCGGCCGCCTCCCTGGATCTGACCGCACATCCATCACTGCAACCTATGACCAAGCTCCTGGGCCACAAATGGGCTGGCAGTGAGAGAATAACTGCTAAAAACGTTTCAGGGAGCTGAGTCCAATTTCTTCCCCAACCACAAGACCTGATTGCAGTGGTCCATATAACTATCACCACAGCTCCCTCAAATCAACTCTGccttattatccttttttttttttttaaatccggggaccaggcacggtggctcacgcctataatcccagcactttgggaggccgatgtgggcggatcgtgaggtcaggagttcaagaccagcctggccaacatggtgaaaccctgtctctactaaagatacaaaaaattagctgggcatggtggggcatgcctgtaatcccagctactcaggagggtgaggcaggagaattgcttgaacccgagaggcagaggttgcagtgagccaagattacaccattgcactgcagcctgggcaatggcgcaagactctgtctcaaaaaaatacaaacaaaattagccagacgtggtagtgggcgcctgtagtcccatctacttgggaggctgaggcatgagaatcacttgaacctgggaggcggaggttgcaatgagctgagatagcgccactgcactaatccagcctgggtgacagagggaaactctgtctcaaaaaaaaaaagattttaaaggcTGAGCTGCCCCCCACCTCTGCTCTCAGAGGTGCCCTGCCCCCACCAGCCACCTCACACCCCACGCTGGGCTCTCATTGGCCACTGACATCTTGTCTTTTTGGCGTCTGCATCCCCCGCAGTGGCAGGTGTAGTCCCTGTGCCTCTTGTCCTCTTGGTCAAGTGAATGACGCATGCAACCCGCAGAGTCCCCAGGACAGAGCAGCCAAGGGACTTGGCCTCAGTCCAAGGGGAAGGTGCCTTGCGGGGGGCCGCTGGAGCAGCGTGTTCCCTGATAGTTGGCACTGGTTGACAACAGAGAACAGGGTGACCATCGCCTGGAGACAGTCAGGATTCCTGCGGCCACACAGTGCCGGGCACAGACTTTCCAACAACCCTTGGGCCCTTTGCCTCCAATTCCTAGATCTGGTGGCTCACCCACCTTCTGGGTCTATAACATTTCTACCCCACTGATAGAGCTGTCACGTGACAGGCAAATCTCTGTCCTTGGTGTCTTTTAGCAAACTGAATGCTCATGGCACTTGGGCCTTTTGCAGACATTTGTGAGTCTGCCTAACAGCCCTGCTGCTTTCTGTCTGCCTTGTGGCTCTCCTCCCTCTTTCCAGCACTTTCTGACCTCCCCCTTGTtattattatgatgattattttttgagacagggtcttgctctgtcacccaggttggaatgcagtggtgtaatcaaagctcactgcagcctcaacttcctgggcttaagcaatcctcccaccttagcctcccaagtaactgagactataggcacatgccaccatgctctgctaattttttattttttaactttttgaagagatagggtcttgctttgttgcccagggtggtctcgaactcctggctgaGCTGTCCTCCGGCCTGGGCCTCCCCTTTTTTAAATGCCCCTTGTCAGCCACAGGCAGCTGGCTCCATTATGAAGCCTCTGTTTGTCACCAAAGCCCAAAGCCATGGCTCCCTCCCTACCTTGAGGCCTCCTAAAGCCTTGGGTCTCTccgccccacccctgccccaggaagTGGGCTCCGCCCTGAGACCCCTTCTCGGCGTTGCAGGTTCATCAGTAAAGAGATCCTGACCATCCGGGAGGCCGTATGGCTCACGGACAACACGTACAAGTACGAGGACCTGGTGAGAATGATGGGCGAGATCGTCTCCGCCTTGGAAGGGAAGATTCGAGTAAGCAGCGGTTCCATTTTCCTTATTAATCCTGGTTGTCGCTGtgctggagggtgggggtgggcatTCAGCTTTCCTGCTGTGGGAGGGCCTCATGGACTCAGAGGGCAGCTGTCTCTGCTGTGCCCAAAGCCATGGAGCAGGAGGCCACGGTTGCACCACGTCGCCATCTGCGCTGGTGCGCTGCGCGTGCAGGCAGCATCGGCGTGAACATCATCCGGGCCAGACCCTGCGCTGGGCCTGCATGCGGCACTGCACGAAGGAGCCCCCGAGCGCTGAGAGCCCACACCCCGTCCCGGCTGTCTAGGTCCCCACTGTGGTGGATTACAAGGAGGTCCTGCTGACGCTAGTCCCTGTGGAGCTGAGAACCCAGCACCTGTGCAGCTTCCTCTGCGAGCTCTCCCTGCTGCACACCAGCCTGTCCGCCTACGCCCCAGCCCGCCTGGCTGCCGCAGCCCTGCTCCTGGCCAGACTGACGCACGGGCAGAGTAAGGAGTGGCCCTTCCCAGGGATGCCTGTGTCGGGGAAGGTGCTGACATAGGAGGAGGCTGTGGGGAGGAAAAGAGTCCAGCATCCATTTGTCCTGGTTACTTCTTGGGGGGTGAGATACAGCACGGCTCCTAGCTTCAGTATGTCCCAGATTTCTGACCGTGAGCCTGCACGCCCTATGTATGGgttttttcaaaactattttaaaaggatTGCAACCCTGAGCTCCAAGAAACTCCACAGCAGAGCCCACAGAGCTATAGAGCGGGAGTGTTCAGTCGGCTGTCACCACAGCCCCTCCGTCCCCTCCGTCCCCTCCATCCCCTCCATCCCCTCCACTCCTGGCCTGCTTTCCTCCCCAGCACAGCCCTGGACCACTCAGCTGTGGGACCTCACCGGATTCTCCTATGAAGACCTCATTCCCTGCGTCTTGAGCCTTCATAAGAAGTGGTgagttttggccgggcgcagaagctcatgcctgtaaccccagcactttgggaggccgaggcgggcagatcatttgaggtcaggagtttgagaccagcctggccaacatggtgaaaccccacctctactaaaaatacaaaaattagccaggcatggtggtgcacgcctataattccagctactcaggaggctgaggcaggagaatcgcttgaacccaggaggcagaggttgcagtgagttgagatcacgtcactggactccagcctgggtgacagagcaagactctgtctctaaaaacaactggccaggcgtggtggctcacacctgtaatcccagcactttgggaggccaaagcgggcggatcaccgaggtcaggagttcaagaccaacctggtcaacatggcaaaaccctgtctctactaaaaaaaaaaaaaaaaaaaaaattagctgggcatggtggcgtgcgcctgcaatcccagctactcaggaggctgagacaggagaatcacttgaacctgggaggcagaggttgcggtgagccgaaattgcgccattgcactccagcccaggcaatgagtgaaactccatctcaagaaaaaaaaaaaaaagttccaggaCTTTCTTATCTCACACGTTCTTCACATTGAGAGCAGCTGCTCCCAACCCAAGCTCATTGCACAGGCAGCAGAACATACTAGAAAAAATGAGGGCATCTCCCTGACCCGTGGTAACTTGTGCGTGTTGTCAAGTTGTCATCTAGCTCAGGCACTGGCACACCGTGGCCCTCAGGCGGCACCTGGCTGCTCTTGCGAATGGGGTTTTCTTGGCAGCAGCCACCCTCACTGGTTTCCACATTGTCTGCTGCTGCTTTTGCTCTGGCGGTGGCTGAGCTCGTAGTGCAGCGGCGACCACGTGGCCCCCAGTCGGGAAAATACTCCCCTTCCCTTGAGAGAACAGCTTCTGCCCCGATGCAGCCGCTGGGATAGAGCTATCCTCTGTCTCACTGAGAAGATGGAGACTGCGGGTGGGTCCCTTGCGCCGTCGTGCCCGGCTGTGACCCCCTGTCTGCCCCAGCCCCACTGGGCTTccctccacctgccccggccCCTCCGCCCTTCTTTCTGGTGAGCCTGGCCCGGCCCTCGCCACATCTAAGCCCCTTCACTCGCCCTGGCAGCTTCCCTTCAGCCCATGTTGGTTTGTTCCATGCAGTTCATGAAGTCCCTACTGTGGTCCAGGCGCTGGGGGAGAGGGCAGGACAGAGAGTTCAGAGGTCAGGTCATGACGGGAGAAACAGCAGGCAGGCGCGCAGGGCAGGTGGCGCGGGCGGGGGCGACTGCCTTCAGGGAGCGTAGCCGGGGTCACCTGGGCATCTGAGTCCAGGGCAAAGGGAGCAGCCATTCCAGGGCCCAGTGCAGACCAGTGGGGCTGGGGGCCATGAGTGGAGTCATGGCAGTGAGGGGTGAGGGGGACAAGCACAGGGCTGAATTTGTACCCGGCCAGCCATCTCCGTCTCCCCTCCTCAGCTGTGCTCACAGACTTGCTCCTCCCACCTCTCGGCACCCCCACTCCCTGGTCTCCCCCTTCCCCGCTTCTGCCATGACTTCCTTTTCCTCAGCCAAATCCAGCAGACTCAGCGGTGtgggcttttttttccttttttgagttgggggcccaggctggagtgcagtggcaccatcctaactcactgcagccctgacctcccgggctcaagggattcttttgtgtcagcctcgcgagtagcagAAACCACAGGCACCAGCACACCAGGCCTGGGTGCTTTTCTCCAGCCAGCATTACGCTGACCCTCCCTCCCTCGGGGGCTTCTGCTTCCTGCCCTAGGCCATGCGGCCTAGGTGTTGGTCTCCCTTCTCACCCACCCCAAGGGGCCCCGGAATTCTGGCTTTCTGCCACTCCTCAGACTCCTTCCTGGGAGACTTCACCACTTCCAGAATTCAGGCCACATCTCAACCTTGACCTGCCACCCCCCTGCCAGCGTGACTCAGCCAACGGCCTGTTGCCTGTTCCGGCCCTGGTGGGTCGTGGTGCATGAAGCCCTGTGCACCCAGCTGAGGCCTCCACCAGCCGCTGCTGCTTCTCCATCCCTGCATCCTCGTCAGTGCAGTTTCCTCGTGCGCTCACAGCTTGGGGACTGGAGCTATCCGTGGCGGCTGCCCGGCCTCCTGGAACAGTGTGGCAGCCGCCCCGCGAATGTCCCATGTACGTCACCCAGGGCCTCGCTGTCTGGCTTCCAGGATGAGATCAGAACTCCCTGGAGGTCTCGATGCCCTTGAGCAGCCCCTTCTGTGGCCCATCTGCTTTTTCTCCCCCCATGCTGTGCTCCAGCCACAGGGGACCTGGTGGCATCTCCCGGGCTTTGGCATGTGCTGCTGCTCATGCTGCTTTCTCCTGCAGTGCCCGGACCCTGTGCCTTCTGGGCAAGGAACGAGGGTGACAGTAGAAGGGTTCGCATGGGTCTCGTCCCGCCCACCTTTGCTTATGGGGAGCACAGATCGTCCCAACCCTGGCCACCAAAAGCTGTTTCTGGGCTGCGTTTATTCTCTTCCTCCTgaagaagttaattttttttccaaaccaGATAAATTAGAAACGTTATTTAGAAACTACACTTCCTTTGATTGTGTGATTTAATGGGCTTGTATTCACACAGTTGTGCTTGTCATCACAACAATCAAATTGACGACATTTTCACTTTCCTCAAAGGGACAACACACCCCTCAGCTGTCACCCTCCCGTTCCCCCCAACTTCCTCAGCGCTAGATGACCCCCAGTAGTCTACTTTCAGTCCATGGATTTTTCCCATTCTGGACATTCCATATAAATGGCGTCATCGGACaagtggccttttgtgtctaggTGATTTCCCTCGCTGTAACGTTTGCTGGGTTTGTCCATGTGGCATGTGTCCctgctttgttccttttcatggctgaataatagtccCCTGCATGGACCACATGTGTTTATCCATCCCGCAGCTGGTGGACATTTTGCCTATTGTGAACAGTCCTGCCATGAACATTCTAGtacaggtttctgtgtggacatagtttttcctttttcctgggTCTTTACCTAGAGAGGAATTGCTAGGTCCTGTGGTGACTGAGTTTAACCATTCTGGGAACTGCCAGGTCAGATTCCAgagtgactgcaccattttgcattctcattgCTCACTTCAGTGAACTGAAGCTAAAAATGGGGTGGGGGTGCCTCACATGTCCACTCCACGTGACTCTGTTTCCAGCTTCCACGATGACGCCCccaaggactacaggcaagtCTCTCTGACCGCCGTGAAGCAGCGGTTTGAGGACAAGCGCTACGGAGAAATCAGCCAGGAAGAGGTGCCTCCCTCCCGCCACCTGGGCATCTCATGGGGTGCTGGGGTGTGGGTGGGCCTCACCCTCGGGGCCTCTGCACCCCCTAACTCTGGCTTCCCCTCAGGTGCTGAGCTACAGCCAGTTGTGTGCTGCATTAGGAGTGACACAAGACAGCCCCGACCCCCCGACTTTCCTCAGCACAGGGGAGATCCACGCCTTCCTCAGCTCTCCCTCGGGGCGAAGAACCAAACGGTTAGTTACCCTGCGTTCTGGCTGCGCCATACAATGCTGGCATCCTCGTGCCGGCCCAGTTCCCTCAGCGCTTCCTCACACAGAGAGGCCCCCAAGGCTTGTCAGGGGAGCAGCAGATCCCAGGACAGTGACCCTGGGACGGAGCCCTGCAGTCATGCCTCGGGCCCCTGCGTAACCTCCACTGTCTCCAGCCCAGGTCTCCTTCCTCAGAGGCTATTGCCTCTCGCTCTGACTGGGCTCCCTGTGGAGGAAGATGGTTTCGAGCACGCGGGAGCccagcctggctctagccctgcCCGTGCCTGTCATGCGCGTCCTGGACTTCTCTGCTCCATGATGCTGCTGTCACTCCCGGCACTCGAGTTGTGACCTGAGTCACATCCCCAGCACTTCCCTCGCCACCCGTGTGGACCTGTTTACCTGCCTCTCCTATCTCAGCACCTTGGCTGTTCCTCCTGGAGTTAACTTCCTCTTTCTACCTCACCCGCCTGGAGAACTCCTACTGATTCCACAAGGCCCCGATGAACAGGGCCCTCCCCGTGCTGCTGGCCCTGCGCCGTGACTGCTCAGCACCGTGTGCACCCGTAACCTTCCCAAGGGCGGGCACTGGGTGGCTGGGTCTTTCCTGTCAATATAGGACCAG from Pan troglodytes isolate AG18354 chromosome 18, NHGRI_mPanTro3-v2.0_pri, whole genome shotgun sequence harbors:
- the CCNF gene encoding cyclin-F isoform X2 — encoded protein: MRYILIDWLVEVATMKDFTSLCLHLTVECVDRYLRRRLVPRYRLQLLGIACMVICTRFISKEILTIREAVWLTDNTYKYEDLVRMMGEIVSALEGKIRVPTVVDYKEVLLTLVPVELRTQHLCSFLCELSLLHTSLSAYAPARLAAAALLLARLTHGQTQPWTTQLWDLTGFSYEDLIPCVLSLHKKCFHDDAPKDYRQVSLTAVKQRFEDKRYGEISQEEVLSYSQLCAALGVTQDSPDPPTFLSTGEIHAFLSSPSGRRTKRKRENSLQEDRGSFVTTPTAELSSQEETLLGSFLDWSLDCCSGYEGDQESEGEKEGDVTAPSGILDVTVVYLNPEQHCCQESSDEEACPEDKGPQDPQALALDTQIPATPGPKPLVRTSREPGKDVTTSGYSSVSTASPTSSVDGGLGALPRPTSVLSLDSDSHTQPCHHQARKSCLQCRPPSPPESSVPQQQVKRINLCIHSEEEDMNLGLVRL